One genomic window of Luteitalea pratensis includes the following:
- a CDS encoding TolB family protein codes for MRPLVADLERFGGRLRTGEACDNPYANWSWASDHERVYFAMPRPLGQGATDSYALHAVPIAGGEPVEIPLRFPYEVRILDYVPEQSALLVTGASEPRPIQITPSELPLWLVSTAGAAPRRIPNLLGNWGDVAADGKTLAFLRHYQEGRSRLFLAQLDGSTSRDLGTVPADVIRPRWAPDGSRLRFFRRGASRNAFGDSIWERGLGRGAPRALWPGSRGDWTPDGRYFVYDREDPGAFRLDLFAQRERNWLDFRTKTPERLTVGPMSFWAPGVSRDGRQLFAFGRLGRGEMMRLDPKTKALVPALGGESAIYVEPSPDGEWLVWVRYPEGTLWKGRADGSQRQPLTSKPLEAHLPRWSPDGQTIVFAGRTPDEPQLGIYRVAADGSANELLVRSPKPADNFWDPCWRRDGTLVFSLALSRPPPGILQLDPKTGRVTGMPGAETLRWPKCSRQGDLLAAAEHPSGFRYMLLRRDRTQWEDLGPMKLAYPNWTRDGESICGVDIATGRLDCLSVDSGHVSTLLEAPPFALLAWVGAPWMGLDADNNPLVVADRSSTALYAFDWEQP; via the coding sequence GTGCGGCCGTTGGTGGCCGACCTGGAGCGGTTCGGTGGACGGCTTCGAACCGGTGAGGCTTGCGACAATCCCTACGCGAACTGGTCATGGGCAAGCGATCACGAGCGCGTGTACTTTGCGATGCCGCGACCGCTCGGGCAGGGTGCCACAGACTCTTATGCGCTCCATGCGGTGCCCATCGCCGGAGGCGAGCCCGTGGAAATCCCCCTGCGCTTTCCCTACGAGGTTCGTATCCTTGACTACGTCCCCGAGCAATCAGCATTGCTAGTCACGGGCGCGTCAGAGCCGCGACCCATTCAGATCACCCCGAGTGAGCTGCCCCTCTGGCTGGTCTCGACCGCCGGCGCCGCGCCCCGACGAATACCGAACCTCCTCGGAAACTGGGGGGACGTTGCAGCAGATGGCAAGACGCTGGCGTTTCTTCGGCATTACCAGGAGGGTCGTTCTCGCCTGTTCCTCGCGCAGCTCGACGGATCGACTAGTAGGGATCTCGGTACTGTGCCGGCCGACGTCATCCGTCCGCGCTGGGCACCGGATGGATCGCGCCTCCGGTTCTTCCGCCGAGGTGCTTCGCGCAATGCCTTTGGAGATTCGATATGGGAGAGAGGCCTTGGACGTGGTGCGCCTCGCGCTCTCTGGCCGGGTTCACGCGGGGATTGGACGCCCGACGGACGCTACTTCGTCTATGACCGCGAAGACCCCGGTGCCTTTCGGCTGGATCTGTTCGCGCAACGTGAGCGGAACTGGCTCGACTTCCGCACAAAGACTCCCGAGCGGCTTACCGTCGGCCCAATGAGTTTCTGGGCGCCAGGTGTCAGCCGCGATGGCCGGCAACTGTTCGCGTTCGGTCGCCTCGGGCGGGGAGAAATGATGCGGCTCGATCCGAAGACCAAGGCGTTAGTCCCGGCGCTGGGCGGTGAGTCGGCGATCTATGTCGAGCCCTCACCAGACGGCGAGTGGCTGGTCTGGGTGCGCTACCCGGAAGGTACGCTGTGGAAGGGCCGGGCCGATGGCAGCCAGCGCCAGCCGTTGACGTCGAAGCCGCTGGAGGCACATCTTCCGCGGTGGTCGCCAGATGGGCAAACGATCGTCTTCGCCGGGCGGACGCCCGACGAGCCGCAGCTGGGGATCTATCGCGTCGCGGCTGATGGATCGGCCAACGAACTGCTCGTTCGCTCTCCGAAGCCCGCGGACAATTTCTGGGATCCATGCTGGCGGCGCGATGGGACGCTCGTCTTTAGCCTTGCGCTCTCGCGCCCCCCGCCCGGCATCTTGCAGCTCGATCCGAAAACGGGGCGTGTCACGGGGATGCCGGGTGCCGAGACGCTGCGTTGGCCCAAGTGCTCGCGCCAGGGTGACCTGCTGGCTGCGGCAGAACACCCGTCGGGGTTTCGGTACATGCTGCTTCGGCGTGATCGCACGCAGTGGGAAGACCTCGGCCCCATGAAGCTCGCATATCCGAACTGGACTCGAGACGGCGAGTCGATCTGCGGCGTCGACATCGCGACCGGGCGACTAGACTGCCTGTCCGTTGACTCCGGGCACGTCTCCACGCTGCTGGAGGCACCTCCGTTCGCCCTGTTGGCGTGGGTGGGGGCGCCGTGGATGGGACTGGACGCCGACAACAATCCACTGGTGGTCGCGGACCGCAGTTCGACAGCGCTATACGCATTCGATTGGGAGCAGCCGTAG
- a CDS encoding alpha/beta fold hydrolase, whose amino-acid sequence MGQLAVAQQTITVFGQQVAYYEAGQAGQGRAVVLLSNLGWDSHAWSQDMLALAAHYRLLAIDILGTGRSSKPLLDYKMDTWTDAIVELLRLKGIQKATIVGAVMGGALAVQFTLDHPEMSEGFVCAASKSGPGERAGGIAVLSWTSLAGTKRGLMAAFYNKSLIMDDVVRARFA is encoded by the coding sequence ATGGGTCAGCTTGCTGTCGCCCAACAGACCATTACGGTGTTCGGTCAGCAGGTCGCGTACTACGAAGCAGGGCAAGCAGGGCAAGGTCGAGCAGTCGTGCTCCTGTCGAATTTGGGTTGGGACTCTCACGCCTGGTCGCAGGACATGCTGGCTCTGGCGGCTCACTATCGCCTCCTGGCCATCGATATATTGGGAACCGGCAGATCATCCAAGCCCCTGCTCGACTACAAGATGGACACGTGGACCGATGCCATCGTCGAGTTGCTTCGTCTCAAGGGCATTCAAAAGGCGACCATCGTTGGGGCGGTGATGGGCGGTGCTCTTGCGGTGCAGTTCACGCTCGATCATCCGGAGATGTCGGAAGGATTCGTTTGCGCCGCGTCCAAGAGTGGGCCGGGCGAGCGCGCAGGTGGCATCGCAGTGCTGTCCTGGACGAGCCTCGCTGGCACGAAGCGCGGCCTGATGGCTGCCTTCTACAACAAATCGTTGATCATGGATGACGTCGTGCGTGCGCGATTCGCGTAA